From a region of the Erythrobacter neustonensis genome:
- the murI gene encoding glutamate racemase, which yields MNVAASSPILLFDSGVGGLTVYDGLRKVLPQAPVIYAADLAGLPYGTKTEAQIAARVAGLLGRMAERFQPRLACIACNTASTIALGMVRDVLEIPVVGTVPAIKPAAALTRTGTIGLVGTEATIRQAYVDDLEAAFAGGKRLLRIAAPGLVQAAEAKLRGRAVDPALIADVRDRLTAMAGADRIDTLVLACTHFPLLEDELADAFGPDVRQVDGAAGIARRIAHLLEGQDFAPPAANRFVVTGPLSGADGLADALAARGFGAAEVF from the coding sequence TTGAACGTCGCAGCCTCCTCCCCCATCCTGCTGTTCGATTCCGGGGTCGGCGGGCTGACCGTCTATGATGGCTTGCGCAAGGTGCTGCCGCAGGCGCCGGTGATCTATGCCGCCGATCTTGCCGGCCTGCCCTATGGCACCAAAACCGAAGCGCAGATCGCCGCGCGGGTGGCCGGGTTGCTCGGGCGGATGGCCGAACGCTTCCAGCCGCGGCTCGCCTGCATCGCCTGCAACACCGCCAGCACGATCGCGCTTGGCATGGTGCGCGATGTGCTTGAAATCCCCGTGGTGGGCACAGTGCCCGCGATCAAGCCCGCCGCCGCGCTGACGCGGACCGGCACGATCGGCCTCGTTGGCACCGAAGCGACGATCCGGCAGGCCTATGTCGACGATCTCGAAGCCGCGTTTGCGGGCGGCAAGCGTCTGCTGCGGATCGCTGCGCCGGGTCTGGTGCAGGCCGCCGAAGCCAAACTGCGCGGGCGCGCCGTCGATCCGGCGCTGATCGCGGATGTCCGCGACCGGCTGACCGCGATGGCGGGGGCCGACCGGATCGACACGCTGGTCCTCGCCTGCACGCATTTCCCGCTGCTCGAGGACGAACTGGCCGATGCTTTCGGGCCGGACGTGCGGCAGGTGGACGGCGCGGCGGGCATTGCGCGGCGGATTGCGCATCTGCTCGAAGGGCAGGACTTCGCCCCGCCCGCCGCCAACCGCTTTGTCGTGACCGGCCCGCTGTCAGGCGCTGACGGGCTTGCCGATGCGCTGGCGGCGCGCGGGTTCGGCGCGGCGGAGGTGTTCTGA
- the plsY gene encoding glycerol-3-phosphate 1-O-acyltransferase PlsY yields MDVVFAALLGFALGSIPFGLILTRAAGLGDVRQIGSGSIGATNVLRTGNKGLAAATVLLDALKAVIPVLVAKSVWPGTEGIAAVAAVAGHCFTPWLAFKGGKGFASAAGALAALAWPVMLLCAGIWALTLFLSRISSVSSLVSVIAAPIAAWALGYPQVIAPLLAIAAIVIVQHRANIGRLMRGEEPRVGASAK; encoded by the coding sequence ATGGACGTCGTTTTTGCCGCACTTCTGGGTTTTGCGCTGGGTTCTATCCCCTTCGGATTGATCCTCACCCGCGCGGCCGGGCTGGGCGATGTGCGCCAGATCGGCAGCGGTTCGATCGGCGCAACCAATGTGCTGCGCACCGGCAACAAGGGGCTGGCCGCGGCAACCGTGCTGCTCGATGCATTGAAGGCCGTCATCCCGGTGCTGGTGGCCAAATCCGTCTGGCCCGGCACGGAGGGCATTGCCGCGGTCGCCGCGGTGGCAGGGCATTGCTTCACCCCCTGGCTCGCCTTCAAGGGTGGCAAGGGCTTCGCCAGCGCCGCGGGCGCCTTGGCCGCGCTGGCATGGCCGGTGATGCTGCTGTGCGCAGGGATCTGGGCGCTGACGCTGTTTCTCAGCCGGATTTCGAGCGTGTCCTCGCTGGTCAGCGTGATTGCCGCGCCGATCGCGGCATGGGCGCTGGGCTACCCGCAGGTGATCGCCCCGCTGCTGGCGATCGCCGCGATCGTCATCGTCCAGCACCGCGCCAACATCGGCCGGCTGATGCGCGGGGAGGAGCCGCGCGTCGGCGCGTCCGCCAAATGA
- the dprA gene encoding DNA-processing protein DprA — protein MESTGSQPAALNQAEAFARIRLLRSPNIGPVSYRQLLARFGSAGAALEALPDLASRGRGPYRPASAQSIEREVAALRSSGGRYVFHDQPDYPALLGEIASAPPILTCRGNLALASQPCVALVGARNASAAAVKLARDFAAALAEEGFTVVSGLARGIDGGAHEGAFPRTIGVIASGIDIAYPPQHADLQERIASHGLLIAEQPPGTEPRGRHFPSRNRIIAGLALGTLVVEAAPQSGSLITARLAGEAGREVMAIPGSPLDARSLGCNQLIRDGAVLVQSPSEVAELLQGFTGAPRSRFRVAEDAQDFDYAQLATLDWGEARADLSHDLASLVTHTPIALDELIRQTGAPAGHVHMALLELELAGDLLRETDGMVRRLV, from the coding sequence ATGGAGAGCACGGGGTCGCAGCCAGCCGCTCTCAACCAGGCCGAAGCCTTCGCGCGCATTCGCCTGCTGCGTTCGCCCAATATCGGGCCGGTCAGCTATCGCCAATTGCTCGCGCGGTTCGGCAGCGCGGGCGCGGCGCTCGAAGCGCTCCCCGATCTCGCCAGCCGGGGGAGGGGGCCGTATCGCCCGGCCAGCGCCCAAAGCATCGAGCGCGAAGTCGCCGCTTTGCGCAGCAGCGGCGGGCGTTACGTGTTTCACGACCAACCCGATTACCCGGCGCTGCTGGGGGAAATCGCCAGCGCGCCGCCGATCCTTACCTGCCGCGGCAATCTCGCGCTCGCCAGCCAGCCCTGCGTCGCGCTGGTCGGTGCGCGCAATGCCAGCGCTGCGGCGGTCAAACTCGCCCGCGATTTCGCCGCGGCGCTGGCGGAGGAGGGCTTCACCGTCGTCTCGGGGCTGGCGCGCGGGATTGACGGCGGCGCGCACGAAGGCGCATTTCCCCGCACGATCGGCGTGATCGCCAGCGGGATCGACATCGCCTATCCGCCGCAGCACGCCGACCTTCAGGAGCGCATAGCGAGCCACGGCCTGCTGATCGCCGAACAGCCGCCGGGCACCGAGCCGCGCGGGCGGCATTTCCCTTCGCGCAACCGCATCATCGCCGGGCTGGCGCTGGGCACGCTGGTGGTCGAGGCCGCGCCGCAATCGGGCAGCCTCATCACCGCGCGGCTGGCGGGCGAGGCGGGGCGCGAGGTGATGGCGATCCCCGGCTCGCCGCTGGATGCGCGCAGTCTGGGATGCAACCAACTGATCCGCGACGGCGCGGTGCTGGTGCAATCGCCGTCGGAGGTCGCCGAACTGCTGCAAGGCTTCACCGGCGCGCCGCGCTCGCGGTTCCGGGTGGCGGAGGATGCGCAGGACTTCGACTACGCCCAACTGGCAACGCTCGACTGGGGCGAAGCGCGCGCCGATCTGTCGCACGATCTCGCCAGCCTCGTCACCCACACCCCGATCGCGCTCGACGAGCTGATCC